One Denticeps clupeoides chromosome 10, fDenClu1.1, whole genome shotgun sequence genomic window carries:
- the sycp2 gene encoding synaptonemal complex protein 2, giving the protein MAPRMEQQLEKCLDEALKNQSRALEVFLQDESKEQVHSKCSKLFLSKLDKFMNRELDCRNIKNASLGFIILHRFGRSLILPGGQGLSVMVSQGLVKKMVQWFEKTWDLWVEERGKANVALFNLAEDLFDALMAVHESGKEGTYDVTESFLHLTGKLATDPQIHILVQKEAARKLNVILDKIPVELKKEKILSSREASDLINHLASRILEGGDFDLQIALLEALCRMTSRAQRREMAHHWFTMEFISAAFIKIQDSEFETDCRKFLNMVNGMQGDKRRVHSYPCLEVFLDKHELLMPSDEKLEDFWIDFNLGSQSISFYFSLINEKGQMDSQWEILCIPENEVQTYSVKEENNRKVLWVLLTEPLSLGGIEGSNLTIHFTSSLDILLVTQMVYGSIKNTKYVKSNRTSVVKTAVQILLDETGSQVLIPESQLSAQEILPYEALPAFEGPANTFLQTSTPSRKKVSESTTFISTTAGHRQSMKSESNITTPIHLSKAKVKPVLQMTSSSERKREFELRDLMATKWSCSISAVNESTDGQREQSSFTAVLTPHKDLNADLRKQYSKKFLRRMVQTDKGSREEHLDSSLNVVPDSQPAKKKKRSVSAGHQSSESSKRNLSLEESNSLTQLPTMAASKSVSKTVMCSVQQKCPSSTEHCSVDLSHKTLHAQLTQRLEAVLREREQASSLGYGRGKTTPRSVSKRISERPMPARPLPKQRPSAPVTSLDIKNDKKSENMTGSMIISSHYQHTTSTPATNRLLNKRSSHTIAENRESRASGFQKSCSMLKNAETNEDVYTFKRDTLKTNKIGGMDLDRSGIRCSEISTSYAYPSSTKKAPGLKAPRRNDKKYLFSDTDTDNATEHSWLKSSRRKPKPKVVDYSRQPNKPLPVAFSAYKFPDLQCLSPKAVKEQAKRKRPQKKPEELKDNPVPAVTNRLSQRPQRAVAKATKSYKDPSDISSQSEVEESPALKTKLKRAVVQTEESEKSSLEQDIKKKKISHMQETREKHAGSWVAKVASLCPSPSPVEIMRSSEKSTHSPASPTTPLRQLSLSPVGAPAVKMRRSFKGIRASSFYRPCVGKNSFNATPLASLTIDDKMTVTASKQPQHSLAEVLHDQPLLTSTAIERSLDALSHKSSDLRLELIDPEAVQCDQRTWSDGESPIAARTVRQSSPGKVKPLHEHERTPSSNRDCQSALWEFQSGPGFSWKRKISCSSSSSHSDCEEKENITPKEHIIKMKPRKLFRADKSEMEKEKNTGSKQADCDEAEEDERNLNEFKLKAGEGINKKIARQRLTRTSHHRRQDEDTCKKVVETVERESIMSHTGSSSCKATVEAEVDPSHPEISSTQEMGNICREFGAELSRKFQKRSERMELFTRHSVKAVQQHVSSIGIQIHQHRAQKLEHVKQVLTEELSNLEQDDFILQNMEKELMNYWKKQEVAFHSYHEAEARRLQRLKNTFNTDIFQNLEYEEEIFTSEMNVMKNDMKSIQEQFLQEMRDEELLTMRRALQALFLSEANSF; this is encoded by the exons ATGGCACCTCGTATGGAGCAGCAG CTGGAGAAATGTTTAGATGAGGCTCTGAAGAATCAAAGTCGGGCATTAGAAGTATTTTTGCAGGACGAAAGTAAAGAACAGGTCCATTCAAAATGTTCCAAACTATTCTTGTCCAAGTTGGACAAATTCATGAACAGG GAACTGGATTGCAGGAACATCAAAAATGCCAGTCTTGGGTTTATAATCTTGCATAGATTTGGGAGAAGCCTAATTCTGCCTGGAGGTCAGGGTCTGTCAGTGATGGTGTCCCAGGGCTTAGTCAAAAAG ATGGTGCAGTGGTTTGAAAAAACATGGGACCTGTGGGTAGAGGAACGGGGAAAGGCTAATGTTGCCTTGTTTAATCTTGCCGAGGACCTTTTTGATGCTCTTATG GCTGTTCATGAGAGTGGCAAAGAAG GGACTTATGACGTGACAGAATCATTCCTGCATCTTACGGGCAAGCTGGCAACTGATCCGCAGATACACATCTTGGTCCAGAAAGAG GCTGCTCGAAAGCTTAATGTTATTCTTGATAAAATACCAGTGGAACTGAAAAAGGAGAAGATCTTGTCTTCACGGGAGGCTTCAGATCTTAT CAATCACCTTGCTAGCAGAATCCTTGAAGGAGGAG ATTTTGATTTGCAGATTGCCCTGTTGGAGGCCCTTTGCAGGATGACCTCTCGAGCTCAGAGGAGAGAAATGGCTCACCACTGGTTCACCATGGAGTTCATCTCAGCCGCTTTTATCAAGATCCAGGACTCTGAATTTGAGACT GATTGCCGGAAGTTCTTAAACATGGTGAATGGCATGCAAGGAGACAAGAGGAG aGTGCACTCATACCCTTGTCTTGAGGTGTTTTTGGACAAGCATGAG CTGCTGATGCCATCAGATGAAAAACTGGAAGACTTTTGGATTGATTTCAATTTAGGAAGCCAAAGTATTTCTTTTTACTTCTCACTTATCAATGAGAAGGGgcag aTGGACAGCCAATGGGAGATCCTTTGCATTCCTGAAAATGAAGTTCAGACTTACTCAGTAAAAG AGGAAAACAACCGAAAGGTCTTGTGGGTTTTGCTGACTGAGCCATTGTCACTGGGTGGGATTGAAGGCTCAAACCTCACAATCCACTTCACCTCCTCGCTGGACATCCTACTGGTCACTCAGATGGTGTATGGAAGCATCAAGAACACA AAATATGTCAAAAGTAATCGTACCTCTGTGGTGAAGACTGCAGTCCAGATCCTCTTGGATGAAACTGGTTCACAG GTCCTTATTCCTGAGAGCCAGCTCTCTGCCCAAGAGATTTTGCCATATGAAGCTCTGCCAGCATTTGAGGGTCCTGCTAACACATTTCTTCAG ACCTCCACCCCTTCCAGGAAGAAGGTGTCTGAGTCGACCACGTTCATCTCCACCACTGCCGGGCACAGACAGAGTATGAAATCTGAGAGCAACATAACAACAC CAATTCACCTTTCGAAGGCTAAAGTTAAGCCAGTGTTACAGATGACAAGTTCCTCTGAGAGGAAGAGGGAGTTTGAGCTGAGAGACCTTATGGCAACAAAGTGGAGCTGCAGCATCTCTGCCGTTAACGAGAGCACTGATGGGCAAAGAGAGCAG TCCTCTTTTACTGCAGTGCTTACACCACACAAGGACCTTAATGCTGACTTGAGAAAACAGTACAGTAAGAAGTTCCTCAGG CGAATGGTGCAAACAGATAAAGGCAGCAGAGAAGAACACTTAG aCAGTAGCCTGAACGTGGTTCCAGACTCTCAACCAGCTAAGAAAAAGAAACGTTCTGT ATCTGCAGGCCACCAGAGCTCTGAATCCAGCAAGAGGAACCTCTCACTGGAGGAGTCCAACTCACTGACACAGCTACCAACAATGGCCGCTTCAAAGAGTGTGTCCAAAACAG TTATGTGTTCGGTTCAGCAGAAGTGTCCCTCTTCCACCGAACACTGCTCTGTAGACCTAAGCCACAAAACACTGCATGCCCAGCTGACACAGCGCCTTGAAGCTGTTCTCAGGGAGAGGGAGCAGGCCTCATCATTGGGGTATGGTAGAGGTAAAACCACACCAAGGTCCGTGTCCAAACGGATCTCAGAAAGGCCAATGCCAGCCCGCCCCTTACCGAAGCAAAGACCAAGCGCACCAGTAACATCACTGGATATAAAGAATGACAAA AAATCAGAAAATATGACAGGCAGCATGATAATCTCTAGTCATTACCAACACACCACCTCTACACCTGCAACCAATAG ACTTTTAAATAAAAGGTCATCTCATACTATTGCG gagaacagagaaaGCCGTGCATCGGGGTTTCAGAAATCATGCAGCATGCTGAAGAACGCTGAGACAAATGA GGATGTCTACACTTTTAAAAGGGACACGCTTAAGACTAAT AAAATTGGAGGAATGGACCTGGATAGATCTGGGATAAGATGCAG tgaaaTCAGTACCTCCTATGCTTATCCCAGCTCTACAAAGAAAGCTCCAGGTCTTAAG GCCCCAAGACGTAATGATAAGAAGTATCTATTCagtgacacagacacagacaatgccactgagcacagctgGTTGAAGTCATCCAGACGGAAGCCCAAGCCTAAAGTGGTGGACTACAGCAGGCAGCCAAATAAACCCCTTCCAGTAGCCttcagtgcat ATAAGTTCCCGGATTTGCAGTGTCTGTCTCCAAAAGCAGTGAAAGAACAGGCCAAAAGG AAAAGACCACAGAAGAAGCCTGAAGAACTGAAGGACAACCCGGTGCCTGCTGTTACAAACAGATTAAGCCAAAGACCGCAGCGAGCTGTGGCCAAAGCTACAAAAAGCTACAAAGACCCATCTGATATCTctagccaatcagaggtggagGAATCTCCAGCCTTGAAG ACCAAATTGAAGAGGGCAGTCGTACAAACAGAAGAGAGTGAGAAATCTTCTCTGGAACAGGacataaagaagaaaaagattTCTCACATGCAGGAAACTAGAGAAAAGCACGCAGGATCTTGGGTTGCCAAAGTGGCATCTTTGTGCCCCAGCCCGTCCCCTGTTGAGATAATGAGAT CTTCAGAGAAGTCTACACATTCACCTGCATCACCTACTACACCTCTCCGGCAGCTCTCCCTCTCGCCTGTTGGGGCTCCGGCTGTGAAAATGCGTAGAAGCTTTAAGGGAATCAGGGCCTCTTCTTTCTATCGGCCATGTGTTGGTAAAAACAGCTTTAATGCCACCCCATTGGCCTCTTTAACCATAGACGACAAGATGACTGTAACCGCCTCCAAG CAACCACAGCACAGTCTTGCTGAGGTCCTGCATGACCAGCCCCTGCTCACCTCTACGGCTATAGAGAGGTCTCTGGATGCCCTCTCACACAAGTCTTCTGACCTGAGGTTGGAGCTGATAGACCCTGAGGCTGTGCAATGCGACCAAAGGACCTGGTCTGACGGGGAGTCTCCAATTGCCGCACGGACCGTGCGCCAGTCATCGCCTGGAAAAGTGAAGCCTCTGCATGAACATGAG AGAACACCATCCTCCAACAGAGACTGCCAGTCTGCATTGTGGGAATTTCAGTCAG GCCCTGGCTTCAGCTGGAAGCGGAAGATttcatgcagcagcagcagctcacattCTGACTGCGAGGAGAAGGAGAATATTACACCTAAAGAGCACATCATCAAAATGAAGCCAAGGAAGCTGTTCAGGGCTGATAAGAGTGaaatggaaaaagagaaaa ATACTGGGTCAAAGCAGGCAGATTGTGATGAGGCCGAAGAAGATGAGAGGAATCTGAATGAGTTTAAGTTAAAGGCAGGTGAGGGCATAAATAAGAAAATAGCACGACAAAGACTGACCAGGACGTCCCATCACAGAAGACAAGATGAGGACACCTGCAAGAAAG TAGTTGAGACAGTAGAGAGAGAGTCCATCATGTCCCACACAGGATCCAGCAGTTGCAAGGCCACTGTAGAGGCTGAGGTGGACCCGTCTCACCCAGAGATCAGCTCAACGCAAGAGATGGGCAACATCTGCCGCGAGTTCGGTGCTGAGCTCAGCAGGAAGTTTCAG AAACGCTCTGAAAGGATGGAGCTTTTCACCAGGCATTCTGTGAAGGCAGTCCAGCAGCATGTGTCCTCCATTGGAATACAGATACACCAGCACAG GGCTCAGAAGCTGGAACATGTCAAACAGGTTCTGACAGAGGAACTTAGCAACTTGGAACAAGATGACTTTATCCTCCAGAATATGGAGAAAGAGCTGATG AACTACTGGAAAAAGCAGGAGGTGGCCTTTCACTCATACCACGAGGCAGAAGCCAGAAG ACTACAGAGGCTGAAGAACACATTCAACACTGACATCTTCCAAAACCTAGAGTACGAGGAGGAGATTTTCACTTCTGAG ATGAATGTGATGAAGAATGACATGAAGTCCATACAGGAGCAGTTCCTTCAAGAAATG cGAGACGAGGAGCTGCTGACCATGCGCAGGGCActgcaggccctcttcctgtctgaagCCAACAGCTTCTGA